One genomic window of Inquilinus sp. KBS0705 includes the following:
- a CDS encoding rhomboid family intramembrane serine protease, producing the protein MIEYLQYAPVASIIFAITLITSLMAFSSEDLYGKFIMNPWNVSRGKRVYTVITSGLIHKDWNHLFFNMLSYYFFAFQLEGLIGHWQFAVLYILSLILSDLPSIQKHKEDIWYNSLGASGAISAVIFSYIMYDPLAKMGILFIPIPISAWIFGILYLVYCHFASKHARDNVNHDAHLFGALSGVIITIALNPHVVHNFIEKF; encoded by the coding sequence ATGATAGAATACTTGCAATATGCCCCTGTAGCATCAATTATATTCGCTATAACCCTTATCACTTCGTTAATGGCTTTCTCGAGTGAAGACCTGTATGGCAAGTTTATTATGAACCCATGGAACGTATCGCGGGGAAAACGTGTTTACACTGTTATCACCAGCGGATTGATCCATAAAGACTGGAACCACCTGTTTTTTAATATGCTGTCTTATTACTTTTTTGCTTTTCAGTTGGAGGGCTTAATTGGGCATTGGCAGTTTGCTGTGTTATATATACTCAGCTTAATATTAAGTGATCTGCCATCTATTCAAAAGCACAAAGAAGATATCTGGTACAACAGCCTGGGCGCTTCGGGTGCTATCAGCGCGGTTATATTCAGTTATATTATGTATGATCCTTTGGCTAAAATGGGCATATTGTTTATCCCTATACCTATATCGGCATGGATATTTGGTATACTGTACCTGGTGTATTGCCACTTTGCATCAAAGCACGCGCGCGATAATGTTAACCACGATGCCCACTTGTTTGGCGCGTTAAGCGGCGTTATTATCACCATAGCCTTAAACCCGCATGTAGTGCACAATTTTATCGAGAAGTTTTAA
- a CDS encoding dipeptide epimerase: protein MQLTYQPFQLQLKHPFTIAKFSRTSTPVMLLQLNHEGFTGYGEASMVPYMGESHETAIAFLNKVDVTAFKYTFDFESIINYLDGIAPGNPAIKAAIDIALHDLDGKIKGQPCWQLLGSDPSKMPVTSYTVGIDTPEVIIQKVNEAKGLRIIKVKLGRDSDKELIQTIRTATNVPLYVDANQGWTDRKQSLDMAYWLKEQGVKLIEQPFLKTDIDSNAWLTENSPIPIIGDEAVQRLPDVALAKGVYHGINVKLMKCAGMHEAQLMINKAKELGMSTLIGCMSETSCATLGAAALAPQCDWADLDGPFLTANNPYQTPAFTDGKWVLNNEPGLGLHQF from the coding sequence ATGCAGCTTACTTATCAACCCTTCCAATTACAGCTAAAGCACCCTTTTACCATCGCTAAATTTTCGCGCACATCAACCCCTGTTATGTTGTTGCAGCTTAACCATGAGGGATTTACAGGGTATGGAGAAGCATCTATGGTGCCCTATATGGGCGAAAGTCACGAAACAGCAATAGCGTTTTTAAACAAGGTTGATGTAACAGCCTTTAAATATACCTTTGATTTTGAAAGCATTATCAACTATTTAGACGGTATTGCCCCTGGTAACCCGGCTATAAAGGCAGCTATAGACATCGCTCTGCACGACTTGGATGGCAAAATTAAAGGCCAACCCTGCTGGCAACTACTGGGCAGCGACCCGTCAAAAATGCCTGTTACCAGCTATACTGTAGGCATTGATACGCCGGAGGTGATCATACAAAAGGTTAACGAGGCTAAGGGATTGAGAATCATCAAAGTAAAGCTTGGCCGCGATAGTGATAAGGAGCTGATACAAACGATACGCACAGCTACTAACGTGCCATTATATGTAGATGCCAACCAGGGCTGGACCGACCGCAAGCAAAGTTTGGATATGGCGTATTGGCTTAAAGAACAAGGTGTTAAGCTGATAGAGCAGCCATTTTTAAAAACAGATATAGATAGCAATGCCTGGTTAACCGAAAATAGCCCCATACCCATTATTGGCGATGAAGCAGTACAACGTTTGCCTGATGTAGCCCTTGCTAAAGGCGTTTATCATGGCATTAACGTTAAGTTGATGAAGTGTGCCGGAATGCACGAAGCACAGTTAATGATAAATAAGGCTAAAGAACTAGGCATGAGTACGTTAATTGGCTGTATGAGCGAAACAAGTTGCGCCACCCTTGGCGCCGCCGCCCTTGCCCCTCAATGCGATTGGGCTGACCTTGACGGGCCTTTTCTTACAGCCAACAACCCATATCAAACGCCCGCTTTTACTGACGGTAAGTGGGTGCTGAATAATGAGCCCGGCTTAGGTTTGCATCAGTTTTAA
- a CDS encoding ammonium transporter, producing MKKFVPFGILVIVVILAFMYQGNVAAAKPAEFNGADVAWLLISTALVLLMTPGLAFFYGGMVRKKNVISTMLQSFVCMGLITIIWVVFGFSMAFGEDVGGYGIIGNPKSFFMMQNTLGVAWLGGTLPVILFAMFQLKFAVITPALITGAFAERIRFNSYLIFITLFIVIIYIPLAHATWHPQGYFFKLGVLDFAGGTVVHMSAGWAALASALYLKKRNEVPESHTPARISYVILGTGLLWFGWFGFNAGSALGAGELAATALATTTTASAAAAMSWIFFDILRGKKPSAMGACIGAVVGLVAVTPAAGYITVSSSLIVGIVAAVVSNLVVIWRSKTNIDDTLDVFPCHGVGGMVGMLLTGIFATKSVNSAGNDGLLNGNAGLFVTHLIALVTVSAFAFFGSLLLLKITDMISKLRVSEADEIAGLDMSQHDEEL from the coding sequence ATGAAAAAATTTGTACCATTTGGCATACTTGTAATTGTAGTTATCCTGGCCTTTATGTACCAGGGAAACGTAGCCGCCGCCAAGCCGGCCGAGTTTAACGGCGCCGATGTAGCCTGGTTGCTTATATCCACAGCGCTTGTTTTATTAATGACACCCGGCCTTGCTTTTTTTTATGGCGGTATGGTGCGCAAAAAGAACGTTATATCCACCATGCTGCAAAGCTTTGTTTGTATGGGCTTGATCACTATTATTTGGGTAGTGTTTGGATTTAGCATGGCATTTGGCGAGGACGTTGGGGGCTATGGCATAATTGGTAACCCTAAATCGTTTTTTATGATGCAAAACACCTTAGGTGTTGCATGGTTAGGGGGCACTTTACCGGTTATACTTTTTGCCATGTTCCAGTTAAAATTCGCGGTGATAACACCCGCGCTGATAACCGGTGCATTTGCCGAGCGTATACGTTTCAACTCTTACCTGATCTTTATCACCCTGTTTATCGTAATCATTTACATACCGCTTGCACATGCAACGTGGCATCCACAAGGTTACTTCTTTAAATTAGGCGTGTTAGATTTTGCCGGTGGTACTGTTGTACACATGAGTGCTGGTTGGGCTGCATTAGCCTCGGCCTTATATCTTAAAAAACGTAACGAAGTGCCTGAGTCGCACACACCGGCACGCATCAGCTACGTTATATTAGGCACAGGCTTACTTTGGTTTGGTTGGTTTGGGTTTAACGCGGGCTCGGCATTAGGCGCCGGCGAACTTGCCGCTACCGCATTAGCAACCACAACTACAGCATCTGCCGCAGCTGCCATGTCGTGGATTTTCTTTGATATCCTGAGAGGCAAAAAGCCATCTGCAATGGGCGCTTGTATTGGTGCTGTTGTAGGTTTGGTTGCTGTAACGCCTGCTGCAGGTTACATCACCGTATCAAGCTCATTAATAGTAGGTATAGTTGCTGCCGTTGTTAGTAACCTGGTGGTTATATGGCGCAGCAAAACTAACATCGATGATACTTTAGATGTATTCCCTTGCCACGGTGTAGGTGGTATGGTAGGTATGTTACTGACTGGTATATTCGCAACAAAAAGTGTAAACTCTGCCGGTAACGATGGATTGCTGAATGGCAACGCAGGCCTTTTTGTTACCCATCTTATCGCGCTGGTTACTGTTTCCGCATTTGCTTTCTTCGGATCTCTTCTATTATTGAAGATAACAGATATGATAAGCAAGTTGCGTGTATCTGAAGCTGACGAAATTGCTGGTCTTGATATGAGCCAGCATGACGAAGAGCTATAA
- the dinB gene encoding DNA polymerase IV → MNQIQPQTLRKIIHIDMDAFYASVEQRDNPEYRGKPLVVGGLPEGRGGVVATASYEARKFGIRSAMPSKQALKLCPHALFVRPRFAAYKEVSQHIREIFSRYTDLIEPLSLDEAYLDVTNDKLGIGSAMEIAQQIKQAIKDELNLTASAGVSVNKFVAKIASDMNKPDGLTFVGPSSIETFIEKLPVEKFYGVGRVTAEKMKKQGLFTGADLKQLTEEDMTGRFGKAGAFYYRIVRGIDDREVQPHRETKSMGAEDTFAYDLTTLDEMNAELDKIARLVHDRLLRYQLKGRTITLKIKYSDFRQITRSQSLPDMVDDEATISTVAKNLLLATDIENSRIRLLGITVSNFLPPPSKSPQISDQLSLF, encoded by the coding sequence ATGAACCAAATACAACCACAAACCCTGCGTAAAATAATCCATATTGATATGGACGCCTTTTACGCGTCGGTTGAGCAGCGCGATAACCCCGAATACCGGGGTAAGCCCCTGGTGGTTGGCGGCCTGCCCGAGGGCCGCGGCGGTGTAGTGGCAACCGCCAGTTATGAGGCTCGCAAGTTTGGTATCCGCTCGGCCATGCCATCAAAGCAGGCGTTAAAGCTTTGCCCCCATGCCCTGTTTGTAAGGCCTCGCTTTGCTGCTTACAAAGAGGTATCGCAGCATATACGCGAGATATTCAGCCGTTATACCGACCTGATAGAACCACTATCGTTAGACGAGGCTTATTTAGATGTAACCAACGATAAATTAGGCATTGGTTCGGCTATGGAGATAGCGCAGCAAATAAAGCAAGCCATTAAGGATGAACTGAACCTAACGGCATCGGCAGGAGTATCGGTAAATAAATTCGTAGCCAAAATAGCATCAGATATGAATAAGCCCGATGGCTTAACATTTGTTGGCCCATCGTCTATTGAAACCTTTATAGAAAAGCTGCCGGTTGAGAAGTTTTACGGTGTTGGCAGGGTAACTGCCGAAAAAATGAAAAAGCAAGGCCTGTTTACCGGTGCCGACCTAAAACAACTGACCGAGGAGGACATGACCGGCCGCTTTGGCAAGGCGGGCGCTTTTTATTACCGCATTGTGCGGGGTATTGATGACCGAGAGGTGCAGCCGCACCGCGAAACAAAATCGATGGGGGCCGAAGATACTTTTGCTTACGACTTGACCACACTTGATGAAATGAACGCCGAACTGGATAAAATTGCCAGGTTGGTTCACGACCGCCTGTTACGTTACCAGTTAAAGGGCCGCACCATTACCCTTAAAATAAAATACAGCGATTTTAGACAGATAACCCGAAGCCAATCGTTACCAGACATGGTAGATGACGAAGCGACAATAAGCACTGTTGCTAAAAACCTTTTGCTGGCAACTGATATTGAAAACAGCCGGATAAGGCTTTTGGGCATAACGGTTTCAAATTTTTTGCCCCCACCCTCCAAATCGCCACAAATCAGCGATCAATTAAGCCTTTTTTGA
- a CDS encoding thiamine pyrophosphokinase yields the protein MSSHHIVREKQEPALLVLGLDHFSEEMLGQLLEWSPTVITTPLTAEQIDAFGIKVDMVIAHEPDAALQSDVKLISPLGDNPLKAGLAFLTDKGYPSVNIVTDELLLDDVAPFADKINLVIFYNNQKIYPVSSGFTKWKPAGENIRILSPSLDVQVSGLQGLGNGNFTTTGDGFVTFSFKQPYLFIAEEV from the coding sequence ATGTCATCCCACCACATCGTTCGCGAAAAACAGGAACCCGCTCTTTTGGTGCTGGGCCTCGATCATTTTTCTGAAGAAATGCTGGGCCAGTTGCTGGAGTGGAGCCCAACCGTTATCACTACGCCGCTAACTGCCGAGCAGATTGATGCCTTTGGGATAAAGGTAGATATGGTTATTGCCCATGAGCCTGATGCCGCGCTGCAATCGGATGTAAAGCTAATATCCCCATTAGGCGATAACCCCCTAAAAGCCGGACTTGCCTTTTTAACCGATAAGGGCTATCCATCTGTTAATATAGTAACGGACGAATTGCTGCTGGATGATGTGGCCCCTTTTGCTGACAAAATAAACCTGGTAATATTCTACAATAATCAAAAAATATACCCCGTTAGCAGCGGCTTTACCAAATGGAAACCGGCCGGCGAAAATATCCGGATTTTATCACCATCTTTAGATGTGCAGGTAAGCGGCTTGCAGGGGCTGGGTAACGGCAATTTTACAACCACCGGCGATGGCTTTGTAACGTTTAGCTTTAAGCAGCCGTACCTGTTTATAGCAGAGGAAGTTTAG
- a CDS encoding acetyl xylan esterase → MKRYATILLLLISAAKTYAQQPLTFFKANDSRFQYVGRIDFTQPERPRFWAAGVYITARFKGTTCTLLVNDEVMYGTVHNYIEVVIDGVPARLQTTGKTNEIVIAKDLPDTAHTVVICKDTESGLGYLDFLGLKCSELLNPPVQPTRRIEYYGDSITTGTGADESAVPCGKGQWHDQHNAYMSYGARTSRALNAQWQLTAVAGIGMVHSCCNMDVVFPQVYDKVYLRNDSLQWDFKRYPADVVTICLGQNDGTQDYEKFGSAYIKLITAVRSKYPNASIVCLTSPMADAHLTEVLKKYLTRIVRMVNMRGDKKVSKFFFSRSFNSGCDGHPDINEHEMIANQLIAYIKTLKGW, encoded by the coding sequence ATGAAAAGATACGCCACCATACTTTTATTGCTTATAAGCGCGGCTAAAACCTACGCCCAGCAACCGTTAACCTTTTTCAAGGCAAACGATAGCCGTTTTCAATACGTTGGCAGGATCGACTTTACACAGCCAGAGCGGCCCAGGTTTTGGGCGGCGGGGGTATACATCACCGCCAGGTTTAAAGGCACTACCTGCACACTTTTGGTGAACGATGAGGTAATGTATGGCACAGTACATAATTATATAGAGGTGGTGATAGATGGCGTCCCTGCGCGCCTGCAAACTACAGGCAAAACAAACGAAATTGTAATAGCTAAAGACCTGCCTGATACGGCACACACTGTGGTAATATGTAAAGACACCGAATCGGGCCTGGGGTATTTGGACTTTTTGGGGCTTAAATGCAGCGAGCTGCTTAACCCACCCGTGCAACCCACACGCCGTATAGAGTATTATGGCGACTCTATAACCACCGGTACGGGTGCTGATGAATCGGCAGTGCCTTGTGGCAAGGGCCAGTGGCACGATCAGCATAACGCCTACATGAGTTATGGCGCCCGCACATCGCGTGCGTTAAACGCCCAATGGCAGCTAACGGCTGTAGCCGGTATTGGTATGGTGCATAGCTGCTGTAATATGGATGTAGTGTTTCCGCAGGTGTACGATAAAGTTTACCTGCGCAACGATTCGCTGCAATGGGATTTTAAGCGTTACCCGGCCGATGTAGTAACCATTTGCCTTGGCCAAAACGATGGAACGCAGGATTACGAAAAATTTGGCAGTGCCTATATTAAACTAATAACTGCAGTACGCAGCAAATATCCCAACGCCAGTATTGTTTGCCTTACCAGTCCTATGGCCGATGCGCACTTAACAGAAGTATTAAAAAAGTACCTTACCCGTATTGTGCGCATGGTAAATATGCGGGGCGATAAAAAGGTGAGCAAATTCTTCTTTTCGCGGAGCTTTAACAGCGGCTGCGACGGGCACCCTGATATTAATGAGCACGAGATGATTGCTAACCAGCTAATAGCTTATATTAAAACGCTGAAAGGTTGGTAA
- a CDS encoding four-helix bundle copper-binding protein — MENHDHTALIEKLLACVAACQNCATACLHEENVKPMVRCISLDRDCADICALTTTLLQRESEIAHQFLVLCEEICIMCAKECSMHEHQHCQICAQACRECAEACHKHHQPILQD; from the coding sequence ATGGAAAATCATGATCATACCGCCCTCATCGAAAAATTGTTGGCCTGTGTGGCGGCCTGCCAAAATTGCGCCACCGCCTGTTTACACGAAGAAAATGTAAAGCCAATGGTAAGGTGCATAAGCCTTGACAGGGATTGCGCAGATATTTGCGCCTTGACAACCACCCTGCTACAGCGCGAATCGGAGATTGCGCACCAGTTTTTAGTGCTTTGCGAAGAGATATGTATAATGTGCGCAAAAGAATGCAGCATGCACGAGCATCAGCATTGCCAGATATGTGCCCAGGCCTGCCGCGAATGCGCCGAAGCATGCCACAAGCACCACCAGCCGATATTGCAGGATTAA